From a region of the Verrucomicrobiia bacterium genome:
- a CDS encoding HEAT repeat domain-containing protein: MALSTSSGESASSSSKDRKNDTQTAVTAIREAITLSRDTNTVFTYKAIFQPIDPTITGHSYEERKLTGAGKVSVVSLSSRSAAMTGYKVTEEEAERFFQSLIDAGIFTLPTRWTSLSDPLLRKVPIQAPYTQSPDFAPGYELEMQVGDKRIKTAFPVYDRPTFPPSSASKIVKLVEAFFDRMEERVANERSLRDLHNEALKGYEPDLNDLPSIRSGLKSNELTNRIVSAARLSLLAEKTNLVQECISILDDPNEHVRNAAETGLRKTGTNAVSSTPQLSNLLRRHSRESVREIAARTLLRGDPQDPEIRNVLLHGLKDPSPKVRDISAAGLSKFHLQSPEHWEQWHSILVSPEYRTNAAALGLLPIEWIKKVPATQHARLVGDLMKLLVNDTEEIRSLAVYRLQPLLRSDASIQSAVIERMQKDTAHKVRYAALLSIRNSLYDSSEWESLLVQAATDPFPEIKAYAMEALAQQSRGKALSDDMLLEGINSSDWSVRINSAWLLTQRKRPEAVPVLLDEMEQNGDRRAKTAEYLAQFGPDVLPLIRPQLNSLKIPTVKSLLGYLALANIKEAAPDILAATRHADPGMRAHALKALGWLKLDNADVRTACETLRNDPDETVRKQAEDTIAFLDRIKPRKK, from the coding sequence ATGGCACTGTCCACATCATCAGGCGAAAGCGCTTCGTCATCCTCCAAGGATCGCAAAAATGACACCCAAACCGCAGTCACCGCGATCAGGGAAGCAATCACTCTGAGCCGGGATACAAACACCGTCTTTACCTACAAAGCTATTTTCCAGCCCATTGACCCCACGATCACTGGGCACAGTTATGAGGAACGGAAATTGACCGGTGCAGGCAAGGTCTCAGTGGTCTCGCTCTCTTCCCGATCAGCGGCAATGACCGGCTACAAAGTAACGGAAGAAGAAGCCGAACGATTTTTTCAGAGCCTCATAGATGCAGGTATTTTCACATTACCGACCCGCTGGACTTCTTTGAGCGATCCTCTCCTGCGCAAAGTTCCGATACAGGCCCCTTATACACAAAGCCCTGATTTTGCACCCGGTTACGAACTTGAGATGCAAGTTGGCGACAAACGGATAAAGACCGCTTTTCCTGTTTATGATCGCCCCACCTTCCCACCATCGTCCGCCTCCAAGATCGTCAAGCTGGTCGAGGCATTCTTTGATCGAATGGAAGAACGGGTCGCTAACGAGCGATCACTCCGCGATTTACATAATGAGGCTCTCAAGGGCTACGAACCAGATTTGAACGATCTACCCAGCATACGGTCAGGTCTCAAATCTAATGAACTTACCAATCGCATCGTTTCCGCCGCCCGGTTGAGCCTGCTGGCCGAGAAGACCAATCTTGTTCAGGAATGCATCAGCATTCTGGATGATCCCAATGAGCATGTAAGAAATGCAGCAGAAACAGGCCTCAGAAAAACCGGCACCAATGCCGTGTCCAGCACACCACAACTCTCAAACCTTCTCCGTCGCCATAGCCGTGAATCCGTCCGCGAGATCGCTGCTCGAACTCTTTTGCGTGGTGACCCACAAGATCCCGAGATCAGGAATGTCTTGCTGCATGGCTTGAAAGACCCAAGCCCAAAAGTGCGGGATATCTCTGCCGCAGGCTTAAGCAAATTCCACCTTCAATCACCGGAACATTGGGAACAGTGGCATAGTATACTGGTCAGCCCAGAATACCGGACCAATGCAGCTGCCTTGGGACTTCTTCCAATAGAATGGATCAAGAAAGTTCCTGCAACCCAGCACGCCAGATTGGTTGGAGACCTGATGAAACTGCTGGTTAATGATACCGAGGAGATACGTTCTCTGGCCGTGTACAGACTGCAACCTTTGCTCAGATCGGATGCCTCTATCCAGTCAGCAGTGATCGAAAGGATGCAGAAAGACACAGCTCACAAAGTCAGATATGCAGCTCTGTTATCCATCAGGAATTCCCTGTATGACTCGTCTGAATGGGAATCCTTGCTGGTTCAGGCAGCGACTGATCCATTCCCCGAAATCAAAGCATATGCGATGGAAGCACTGGCTCAGCAATCTCGCGGAAAAGCTCTCAGCGACGATATGCTGCTAGAAGGAATCAATTCTTCAGATTGGAGCGTGAGAATCAATTCCGCCTGGCTGCTGACTCAACGCAAGCGGCCGGAAGCTGTGCCTGTATTGCTCGATGAAATGGAACAGAATGGCGATCGTCGCGCGAAAACAGCCGAGTATCTCGCCCAGTTCGGACCAGATGTATTGCCTTTGATCAGGCCGCAATTGAACAGTTTGAAGATTCCGACTGTAAAATCACTTCTCGGTTACTTGGCTCTCGCCAATATCAAAGAGGCCGCGCCAGACATACTGGCCGCCACCCGTCATGCCGATCCAGGCATGAGAGCCCATGCCCTTAAAGCACTGGGTTGGTTGAAGCTCGATAATGCTGATGTCCGCACAGCTTGCGAGACGCTAAGAAACGATCCTGATGAAACGGTCCGTAAGCAAGCTGAAGATACTATCGCTTTTCTGGACCGGATCAAACCGCGTAAAAAATAA